TAAACAGAGCTAGGAGTgagtgaaagagagaaagaaagagaggcaAGAATTCAAATAGCTTTCTACAAAAcccttatttgttattttgcagctgaaagatagatagatagatagatagatagatagatagatagatagatagatagatagacagacagacagacagacagcgtGACAGACAGAGATtcaaagagagacagacagacagagtggCTGACAgagatatatagacagacacacagacaggtaggtagatagatggatggatggagtgATGGACAGAGATATATaggcagagagacagacagataggtaggtaggtggatggatggatggatggataaatagagtgacagacagagatatatagccagacagacacacagagatatatagacagacggacggatggatggatagatagatagccagagacatatagacagacacacagacaggtagatagatggatagatagatagtgacagacaggtagatggatggatggatggatggatagatagatagtgaCAGACAGGtataaagatggatggatggataaatagatagtgacagacagagatatagacagagagacagacacacagacagatggatagatggatgtatggatggatggatggaaagtgacagacagagacatatagacagacacacggacaggtagatagatggatagatagatagtgacagacatatagacagatagatggatggatggatggaaagtGACAGACAGGtaggtagatggatggatggatagatcgatagatagtgacagacaggtagatggatggatggatggatagatagatagtgacagacagagatatagacagagagacagacacacagacagatagatagatagatagacagatagatggatggatggaaagtgacagacagagacatatagacagacacacagacaggtagatagatggatagatagagagtgacagacatatagacagagaaacagacatacagacaggtagacagataGATGTATGGATGGATCGATGGATGAATGGAAAGTAACAGACAGAGACatatagacagacacacagacaggtagatagatggatagagacagatatagatatatagacagagagacactgacagacaggtagacggatagatggatggatggatggatggatggatggatggatggatggatagtgACAGACATAGATATATAGACagagacacagacacacagacaggtaaatagatggatagatagatagccaGAGACAtatagacacacacagacaggtagatagatggatagatagatagtgaCAGACAGGtaggtagatggatggatggatagatcgatagatagtgacagacaggtagatggatggatggatggatagatagatagtgacagacagagatatagacagagagacagacacacagacagatagatagatagatagacagatagatggatggatggaaagtgacagacagagacatatagacagacacacagacaggtagatagatggatagatagagagtgacagacatatagacagagaaacagacatacagacaggtagacagataGATGTATGGATGGATCGATGGATGAATGGAAAGTAACAGACAGAGACatatagacagacacacagacaggtagatagatggatagagacagatatagatatatagacagagagacactgacagacaggtagacggatagatggatggatggatggatggatggatggatagtgACAGACATAGATATATAGACagagacacagacacacagacaggtaAATAGATAGGACAGACAGAACGACAtacagacatacagatagatagatggatggatagacagtgatatatatacagacagaacgacagacagacagatggatggacgggcagacagagatatatagacagacagacacatggatggatgaatggatggataaataAATAGAGTGACAGACAGAGATATATAGACAGAGTGACCGATAGGTaggtagatagatggatggataaatagagtgacagacagagatatatagacagacaaaacaacagacagacacacagatagatagatagatagatagatagatagatagatagatagatagatagatagatagatagatagatagatagatagatagatagtgaCAGACATAGATATATAGACagagacacagacacacagacaggtaAATAGATAGGACAGACAGaacgacagacagacatacagatagatagatggatggatagacagtgatatatatacagacagaacgacagacagacagatggatggacggGCAGACAGAGATATATAGACAGTCAGAcacatggatggatgaatggatggataaataAATAGAGTGACAGACAGAGATATATAGACAGAGTGACCGATAGGTaggtagatagatggatggataaatagagtgacagacagagatatatagacagacaaaacaacagacagacacacagatagatagatagatagatagatagatagatagatagatagatagatagatagatagatagatagatagatagatagatagatagatagatagatagatagatagatagatagatagatggatagtgACAGACATAGATATATAGACagagacacagacacacagacaggtaAATAGATAGGACAGACAGaacgacagacagacatacagatagatagatggatggatagacagtgatatatatacagacagaacgacagacagacagatggatggacgggcagacagagatatatagacagacagacacatggatggatgaatggatggataaataAATAGAGTGACAGACAGAGATATATAGACAGAGTGACCGATAGGTaggtagatagatggatggataaatagagtgacagacagagatatatagacagacaaaacaacagacagacacacagatagatagatagatagatagatagatagatagatagatagatagatggatagacagagatatatagacagacagaacaacagacagacacacagatagatggatggatggatggacagagatatatagacagacagacacacagagggatggatggatggatggatggatgaatagagtgacagacagagatatatagacagacagacagagcgatggatggatggatgaatataGTAGATAGAgttacagacagatagatagacagacacacacacacacacacacacacacacacacacacacacacacacatgtggatagacggatggatggatggatggatggatggatggatggatagatagatagatagatagatagagtgacatacagatataaatacagacagacagacagacaggtagatagacagacagatagatagagaggcaggcagacagatagatagacagtgAACAAAGCATGCATGATAACCAAACCCAAAACTTACCGTTTTGACTGCTGGTTTTTCTGGTTCAATGGTTGGCTTTGGTTCAGCAGGTTTCTGTTCAGGAGTTTTGGTCTTCCAGCTGTTAACACGTCCGGCCACACCTGTGTTCACACCAGCTGTTTCCTGATTGGATAAGAATAATTAATACTTTTTTCTCAGCTCATTATAGTTCTTTTAGTAAACTGGACAATACCTGTACCTTGGTGACTGCCGGTGGGCTTGTGGGACCTGCAGTAGGACTAACAACATTCCCCTTCTCCCACATACTCTTCATGTTACGCACCCCTTCAGCCACAGGTACGTCCACAGGAGATCTGGGGGACTTGGGCACATCTTTATTCTGGTACAGAGGAGATTATGAGTCACGTGTCGTGGGAGTAGCAGATCTAGGCAGATTAGATGGTCATTTCTTACCTGAAGAGCAGAATTGTACTGCTCCAATCTATTTCCAATCTTGCAAACTAATGGAGTGTGTGAGATCTTTAATGGACTAATGGGAATATAAGAGAGAATGTCAGTTTGTACAgctgtacactgaaaaaaaaacaaatatggtaaaaatgacATCTGACCTTTTAAGAGCAGACTTGTTcaaaaattcagctttttctcCAATCTGTTCAAAAACAATAGTGTGATCACTTATAAACATgcatattaaaacaaatataatataagGTTATAAAATGATATAATATAAGAAGAGAATCTAAATACTTCAAAGATGGGATGTCCAAAAGCTACACGACAACATCATGTTAGAGATCCACTGACCTTTGCGGATGCTCCTCTAGGAGCGATAAACGGCACTTTGCTTCCTTCTTCTGACTCCTCCTTTTGCTTTTTCTTCTCTGCAGCTTCTGCTCGTCTCCGCTCAATCTCTTCTTTCATTTTCCTTCTCTCTTCCTGACCATTTTAGTGGCAGTAGGGACACAAGAAACAAGACAAAGTTTCAATTGGGCTTGATTCCCAGAAACAGGAATTAAAACTTTTAGTAAGCAGGCAAGTACATACATTCAGTTGTAGTTTGTGAACTCTTTACCTCTTCCTTGGCTTTCTTTTCGGCCAGCTGTTGTTTCTTCTGCTTCTCTTCCTCCTCCAGGATCTTCTTCCTCTCCTCTCTCTTCTTCCTCAGCTCCTCCAGCTCAGCTTCAGCCGTTTGCTGCTTCTGTTTCACCTTCTCCATCGTCTCGTTGTCCGTCTCGTTCCTCCTGCGCTTCAGCTCCTGCAGCATCCGTTCCGCCTCCAGCTTGGCAATTGGATCCTGCTTCTCAGAGTCAGGTGAGCGCAAGCCACTCGGGCTACATGAAAAAGAAATGATCTTTATTAATCATGACTTATATTTAGTAATGTAAATTGAAATGAAGAATAAATCTCACCTTAATATCTTCTCAGGCTTCTTGGCTTTTGCTGCACTTTCGTCCGCATCCGGTGGCTTTGTCGACACTTTCTGCTCGAATAGAGATAATATAAATCAGTTTTTGATTTTATTATCAGGTTGTGCTGTGATTATGTCAGACCAACACTCGTGAAGAACCAACCACACCGCATGCAAACCCCTCAAAACATGAACAAAACATAAAGCAAAGAAGTGTGTCTATATCCAGGTGAAAACCGGCTAGCAGTGCTGGATGACCTTAACATAAAATGCGTGGGCTGTGCATACATTCGTGATTTCCACACATGACCTCAGGTTAAGAGGTGAATACCTCTTGGGTCTTTGGTTTGGATTTGTCTTCAGATCTGGACTTTGTTTCTACAACTTCTTTCTTCCATTTTGGCTTGTCTTCAACCTCTTTCTTTGGACCAGCCGGTTTCTCCGCAACCTTCTTCAGCGTTGATGGTTTCTGCTCAACTTCCTTCTTCAATTGTGGTTTCTCCTCTTCTTTCTTTGGGATTTGAAACTTCCCTTCAACCTCTTTCTTCACTTTTGATTTCTCCTCTTCCTTCTTTGGATTTTGAAACTTCGCCTCAACCTCTTTCTTCACTTTTGATTTCTCCTCTTCcttctttgggttttgaaactTCGCCTCAACCTCTTTCTTCACTTTTGATTTCTCCTCATCCTTCTTTGGGTTATGAAACTTCGCCTCAACCTCTTTCTTCACTTTTGATTTCTCCTCTTCtttctttgggttttgaaactTCGCCTCAACCTCCCTCTTCACTTCTGGTTTCTCATCTTCTTTGTTCGGGATTTGAAACTTCACCTCAACCTCCCTCTTCACTTCTGGTTTCTCATCTTCTTTCTTCAGGTTTTGAAACTTCGCCTCAACCTCCCTCTTCACTGCTGGGTTCTCATCTTCTTTCTTCAGGTTTTGAAACTTCGCCTCAACCTCCCTCTTCACATCTGGTTTCTCATCATCTTTGTTCGGGATTTGAAACTTCACCTCAAACTCCCTCTTCACATCTGGTTTCTCATCATCTTTGTTCGGGATTTGAAACTTCACCTCAAACTCCCTCTTCACTTCTGGTTTCTCATCTTCTGTCTTTGGGATTTGGACTTTAAACTCAACTTCATTTTTTACCTGTGGTTTCTCCTCATCTTTCGTTTGGACCTGGACCTTGACCTCAGCATCCTCTGTAAATTTGTTTGACGTTTCTTCAACAGGTACATGGGATTTCTCTTGTTCTTTTGTAGGTTTCTCATCGACCATCTCTGGAGATTCATCTTGAAATCTAACCATGACTTCCACAAGTTTATCTTCAGGTTCCTCTTCCTCCAAAATCATCTTTTCCTCTGTCTTAGGTGAAGCTGTGGTGACTTCCACTTCTATGATTTGGCCTACAATTCTGTTATCTTTTGTAGGATCTTCCTCCCTGTCTTTCTTTGACACTAAACCTTCATCTTCAACCTCTGTCTTCACTAAATCTAAATCTGTATTTTCTTTAGACTCTATATATACACTGACAGATTCTTCCTACAACATaatgaaaaattatttcaaatcatttcaaacaaATAAATCTGACAACCAATTTTATGGTTATAACTTCAGACACATGTTATAAACGTCATACCTCACTTGGTACAGCTTGTTCTTTGGCTTTCTCCTTTGTGAAT
The DNA window shown above is from Paramisgurnus dabryanus chromosome 23, PD_genome_1.1, whole genome shotgun sequence and carries:
- the cald1b gene encoding caldesmon 1b isoform X3; the protein is MDEDFDFERRRELRRQKREEMQREAEIINAQDDDEEAARERRRRARQERLRNKDNDESNIAAADTNSTETSTLITGSAPSEDDEQALLDRIARREERRQKRMQEALERQKEFDPTIEDENVTTTEEKPGTEEDASRNEVPSTKTNLWKESKDKENTEESNVKVEELATAKDEPAPCTFGEDAKDTSEKTDKAEEERPQTSDLREQKVSTKPPDADESAAKAKKPEKILSPSGLRSPDSEKQDPIAKLEAERMLQELKRRRNETDNETMEKVKQKQQTAEAELEELRKKREERKKILEEEEKQKKQQLAEKKAKEEEERRKMKEEIERRRAEAAEKKKQKEESEEGSKVPFIAPRGASAKIGEKAEFLNKSALKSPLKISHTPLVCKIGNRLEQYNSALQNKDVPKSPRSPVDVPVAEGVRNMKSMWEKGNVVSPTAGPTSPPAVTKETAGVNTGVAGRVNSWKTKTPEQKPAEPKPTIEPEKPAVKTDQKPAEVTKTRGLWEPKGSTPLKGFQAKSKFVTNGTRK
- the cald1b gene encoding caldesmon 1b isoform X1; the encoded protein is MDEDFDFERRRELRRQKREEMQREAEIINAQDDDEEAARERRRRARQERLRNKDNDESNIAAADTNSTETSTLITGSAPSEDDEQALLDRIARREERRQKRMQEALERQKEFDPTIEDENVTTTEEKPGTEEDASRNEVPSTKTNLWKESKDKENTEESNVKVEELATAKDEPAPCTFGEDAKDTSEKTDKAEEERPQTSDLREQEFTKEKAKEQAVPSEEESVSVYIESKENTDLDLVKTEVEDEGLVSKKDREEDPTKDNRIVGQIIEVEVTTASPKTEEKMILEEEEPEDKLVEVMVRFQDESPEMVDEKPTKEQEKSHVPVEETSNKFTEDAEVKVQVQTKDEEKPQVKNEVEFKVQIPKTEDEKPEVKREFEVKFQIPNKDDEKPDVKREFEVKFQIPNKDDEKPDVKREVEAKFQNLKKEDENPAVKREVEAKFQNLKKEDEKPEVKREVEVKFQIPNKEDEKPEVKREVEAKFQNPKKEEEKSKVKKEVEAKFHNPKKDEEKSKVKKEVEAKFQNPKKEEEKSKVKKEVEAKFQNPKKEEEKSKVKKEVEGKFQIPKKEEEKPQLKKEVEQKPSTLKKVAEKPAGPKKEVEDKPKWKKEVVETKSRSEDKSKPKTQEKVSTKPPDADESAAKAKKPEKILSPSGLRSPDSEKQDPIAKLEAERMLQELKRRRNETDNETMEKVKQKQQTAEAELEELRKKREERKKILEEEEKQKKQQLAEKKAKEEEERRKMKEEIERRRAEAAEKKKQKEESEEGSKVPFIAPRGASAKIGEKAEFLNKSALKSPLKISHTPLVCKIGNRLEQYNSALQNKDVPKSPRSPVDVPVAEGVRNMKSMWEKGNVVSPTAGPTSPPAVTKETAGVNTGVAGRVNSWKTKTPEQKPAEPKPTIEPEKPAVKTDQKPAEVTKTRGLWEPKGSTPLKGFQAKSKFVTNGTRK
- the cald1b gene encoding caldesmon 1b isoform X2, which gives rise to MDEDFDFERRRELRRQKREEMQREAEIINAQDDDEEAARERRRRARQERLRNKDNDESNIAAADTNSTETSTLITGSAPSEDDEQALLDRIARREERRQKRMQEALERQKEFDPTIEDENVTTTEEKPGTEEDASRNEVPSTKTNLWKESKDKENTEESNVKVEELATAKDEPAPCTFGEDAKDTSEKTDKAEEERPQTSDLREQEFTKEKAKEQAVPSEKVSTKPPDADESAAKAKKPEKILSPSGLRSPDSEKQDPIAKLEAERMLQELKRRRNETDNETMEKVKQKQQTAEAELEELRKKREERKKILEEEEKQKKQQLAEKKAKEEEERRKMKEEIERRRAEAAEKKKQKEESEEGSKVPFIAPRGASAKIGEKAEFLNKSALKSPLKISHTPLVCKIGNRLEQYNSALQNKDVPKSPRSPVDVPVAEGVRNMKSMWEKGNVVSPTAGPTSPPAVTKETAGVNTGVAGRVNSWKTKTPEQKPAEPKPTIEPEKPAVKTDQKPAEVTKTRGLWEPKGSTPLKGFQAKSKFVTNGTRK